The proteins below come from a single Miscanthus floridulus cultivar M001 chromosome 1, ASM1932011v1, whole genome shotgun sequence genomic window:
- the LOC136510267 gene encoding uncharacterized protein, whose protein sequence is MTPSNQPFTLRLILEKDKLNGTNYADWIRNLRIVLRAEKKEEILDTPLPDEPTDNAPAAEKNTYKKACDADLEVSCLMLAYMEPDLQLQFDNNHAAHDMIVALNDMFQSQARTKRFNVSKAFAETKLAEGAIVGPHVIKMVGYTQRLEKLGFPIGPELATNFILASLLPNYGNFITNYHMHGAKKGLNELCGMLKIAEADIKKGAGSSHVMVVQNKPKF, encoded by the coding sequence atgacacctagcaatcaaccatttactttgcgtttaattcttgagaaagataagttgaatggaacaaactatgcggattggatccgcaacctgagaattgttctcagggctgagaaaaaggaagaaattctagacaccccattacCAGATGAGCCTACTGATAATGCACCTGCTGCAGAGAAAAACACTTACAAGAAagcatgtgatgctgatcttgaagtgagttgccttatgcttgcttatatggaaccagatctgcagttgcagtttgacaataaccatgcagcGCACGATATGATTGTGGCACTCAATGATATGTTCCAGTCTCAAGCCAGGACTAaaaggttcaatgtctcaaaggcttttgctgaaaccaagctagcagagggcgcaatagttgggccacatgtgatcaaaatggttggttacactcagaggttggagaagctgggcttcccaattggccctgAATTAGCTACTAATTTTATTCTCGCGTCTCTTCTGCCCAACTATGGAAATTTCATCAcgaactaccatatgcatggggcgaagaagggcttgaatgaattatgtggcatgcttaaaatagcagaggctgatatcaagaaaggtgctggcagtagccatgtgatggtggtccaaaacaagcctaagttt